A window of Lysobacterales bacterium genomic DNA:
GTCAATGCCGCTCAGGCGCAGGCCGCGAAGGCCCGCATCGAGCAGATCACCTCCGACGTCGAGCCGGGCCGCATCTACGAGGGCAAGGTCGCCAAGCTGATGGATTTCGGCGCCTTCGTGACCATCGCTCCCGGCAAGGACGGTCTGGTGCACGTCTCGCAGATTTCCTCCGAGCGCGTTGAGAAGGTCTCCGACAAGCTCAAGGAAGGCGAGATCGTCAAGGTCAAGGTGCTGGAAGTCGACAAGCAGGGCCGTATCCGCCTGTCGATGAAGGCCGTGCTGGAAGACGAAGCCGGCGGTTGATCCTCTTCGGAGTTTCGCCGACCTACGGAAAGGGCGGGCCGCGAGGCCTGCCCTTTCTGTTTTCCGAAGCCTCCGCGCTGCGTCCCTCTGCCGCCGAAGCGAGGCCAATGGCACGGTCGCGCAGACGCGTGATCCGCTACAAGCTCGCGCACCCACTCGGCCGTACGGACGCTATCGATGCGCATCACCCCACGCCGCCTGCGCTGGATCTTCAATCTCTGGCCGCCGTTTCTGTTTGCCGGCATCCGCGTCGAGCACATCGCCTGCGACTGGAGCCGCGCGCGGGTGCGCATGGATCTGCGCTGGTACAACCGCAACTACGTGCGCACCCACTTCGGCGGCAGTCTGTTCGCGATGACGGACCCGTTCTGGATGCTGCTGGCGATGGAGTCGCTGGGTCGGGAGTTCATCGTCTGGGACAAGGCCGGCGAGATCGAGTTCGTGAAACCCGGCCGAGGCCGCGTGCGCGCCGAGTTCCATCTGGAGCCCGAGCTGGTGCATCGGCTGCGCGAGCAGGCGCGAAGCGAGCGCAAGGTGCTGCACTGGTTCGAGACCGATGTGATCGACGAAGACGGCGACACCGTGGCGCGCGTGCGCAAGCAGCTCTACATCCGCCGCAAGCGCGAAGCGGATTGAGCCCGGCCTCGGGCTCGCGGCGCGCGCGGCGCTCGCCTATGCTCGCGAGCCCGAACGTGATGGCGCCCGCTTCCGCATGAGCTCCGATCCCGCCTTGGCCCCGGCTGCCGCCGACGGCCTGCCGCAGATCCACGGTTACCGCGTCCTGCGCCCCTTGGGCCGCGGCGGCATGGCCGTGGTCTATCTGGCGGTGCAGCTGTCGCTGGACCGCGAGGTGGCGATCAAGGTGATGGCGCAGGACGCCAGCGTCGACGCCGAGCGCGCCGAGCGCTTCGAGCGCGAGGCCCGGATCATCGCGCGGCTGGAGCATCCCAGCATCGTCGGCATCCATGAGGTCGGCCGCACGCTCGACGGACGCCCCTACTACGTCATGCCGTATCTGGCGCGCGGCGATCTCGCGCAGCGCGACCTCAGCGCCGACGAGGACCAGGTCATCGACGTGCTGACGGCCCTGCTCGACGCGCTGGGCTATGCGCATGCGCGCGGCATCGTGCATCGCGACGTCAAGCCCGAGAACGTTCTGTTCGACAGCGGCGGCCGCCCGCAGCTCGCCGATTTCGGCATTGCGCTTTCGCGACGCAGTGTGAATGCGCGCATCACCAGTGACGGCCTGGCGATGGGCTCGGGCGGCTATATGAGCCCCGAGCAGTCGCGAGGCGAGGACGTCGACGGCCGCGCCGATCTCTACAGCTTGGGTGTGCTGACCTTCGAACTGCTCACCGGCGAGTTGCCGTTCCGGGCCAGCGACGCCTTGACCTTGGCGCTGATGCACGCGCAGAGCCCGGTGCCGCGCCTGCCGCAGGGCCTAGCGCACTGGCAGGGCTTCATCGATCAGGCCATGGCCAAGGACCCGCGTCGGCGCTTTCGCAACGCACATGCGATGCAGCGTGCGCTGGATGCGCTCGCGGCGCGCACGCTGTCTGGCTTCAACCTGCGGCGGATCTGGCTGCAGGCGCGCGCCCAGCCGTTGCGTTCGCCGCCGGTGCTCCTGCTGGCGGGGCTGTGTCTCAGCCTGGTGCTGGTGGTGGCGCTGGAGTCGAAGCGAGGCGATGCGCCGGATGCGGTCACGGAGCCCGCGGGCGAGATTGGAACCACGCTCGACCCCGCCGCTATCGCCGCTATCCAGCGTCGACTGGACGAGGCCGCGCTGCAGCGGGCGCGTGGCGATCTCGTGACCCCTGCGGGTGCCAATGCGGCCGAGAGCTATCTTGCGGTGCTGCAGGCAGACCCGGCGCGGGAAGACGCCTTGCTGGGCCTCGACGCCGTCTTTGATGGACTCTCGCAGCGCGCTGTGGCTGCCTTGACTGAAGGCCGCGACGACGAGGCCCTGCAGCGCGTCGAGGAGGCGCGTCTCCTGGCCGATAGCGCGCGCCTGCACGCTCGGCCGGGCTGGCAGCGCTTTGCCGGCGCCTTGGGCGCGCTGATGCGCGAGCGCGTCGAAGCCAATCTGCGGGCGCTCGACCGCGAAGGTGCCGAAGCGCTGCTCAGACGCTGGCGGGAGCTGGGCGGCAGCGGTCCGGAGCTGGAAGCGCTGGCCGACCGCATCGCCGGGCTGCCGGCAGCGGGGATGCGCCTCGCGGATGCCGGCGCACCGCCGCTGCTGCTGGTGCCCGCGCGGCTTCCTGGTTCCCGGGTGGAGCGTCCCTTCGCGCTCATGCAGCGAGAGCTCACGCGCGCCGAGTACGCACGCTTTGCCGCAGCGACTCGTCGCGAGGCGGCACCCTGCCGGCGTCGCGACAGCCTCATTCCCTCGCCCTTCCGCCGTCGCTGGAACGCGCCCGGCTTCGAGCAGGCCGAGGATGAGCCGGTGGTCTGCATCAGTCAGGCCGACGCCCGTGCCTACGCGGCGTGGCTGAGTGCGCGCACCGGCGCTCGCTACCGCCTTCCCAGCCTGGGCGAATGGCGGCACGCCGCGCAGGCCGGACAGCGCCCCACGCGCTGCGCCGAGGCCAACCTTGCCGAGCGCGACGGCTGCCGCGACAGCGTGCGCAACACCAGCGGTGCAGGGCGCTTCCGCGTCGACACGCTGGGTTTCGCCGATCTCACCGGCAATGTCGCCGAATGGTTGGCTGATTGCGCGCGGGGCTCCAACTGCGAGCGTCATCTGCTGGCCGGTGGATCCTGGCGCGAGAGCTTCGCGCCCGATCTGCGGCTCGCGGTGGCGGAGGGTGACAGCGGCCGCGGCTACGATGATGTCGGCCTGCGACTGCTGCGCGAGGTCGACGCCGACAATCTTCCGACTGCCCAGCCCTGACGCCCATGTCGAGTGCCAAGTGAATGCCCATGCCTTCCCCGTCTGAGCCTGGCGAACGCGGCAGCGCGGTCGAGAACCCGCCGCAGCGACGCTGGAACCTGCACATCCAGCGCTACCTGATCACCGGTGTGCTGACGGTGTTTCCTCTGTGGCTGACCTGGGTGGTGTTCGAGTTCCTCCTGCGTCAGCTCTCGCGCTTTGGCGCGCCCGTGGTGGATGCGCTCATGCATGCGCTGACGCGGGTTTTTCCGAGCTTTGGGCGCTTGTTCGATACCGGCTCACTGCGCTTCTCCCTGGCTGTAGTGCTGACCCTGCTCAGCCTGTATGCCCTGGGCTGGCTGGCCAATCGCGTGGTGGGCAAGCGCCTTCTGACCGCACTCGATGCCCTGATTGACCACATTCCGCTGGTCAAGGCGATCTATGGCGGGACCAAGAAGCTGTTGTCAGCGCTGCAGACCAAACCCGAAGGCGCCCAGCGCGTGGTGCTGATCGACTTTCCGCATCGCCAGATGAAGGTAATCGGCTTCGTCACCCGGATCATCCGCGAAGAGGGCACGGGCCGTGAACTGGCGGCCGTCTACGTGCCGACCACGCCTAATCCCACGTCGGGATATCTCGAAATCGTGCCGGTGGAGTACCTCACACCGACCGAGTGGACCGTGGACCAGGCCATGGCCTTCATCATCTCCGGCGGCGCGGTGAGCCCCGAGGAGATCCCCTTCAACCGCGAATCACAGGAGAAGCCGCAGGCATGAGCCCGCGCAGTCAGCGTCTGTTCGTCGTTCTTGCCGGCTTCTTCGTCGCCAACGCAATCCTGGCGGAGTTTATCGGCGTCAAGATCTTCGCGCTCGAAGACACACTCGGGCTCGCGCCCTTCAACTGGAACCTGTTCGGCCAGACCGGCTCGCTCAGCTTCACCGCCGGCGTGCTGCTGTGGCCGGTGGTGTTCGTGATGACTGACGTCATCAACGAATACTTCGGTCCGCGCGGCGTGCGTTTCGTGTCCTGGCTGACGGTGGGGCTGATTCTCTACGCCTTCCTGTTCGCCTATGCCGCGATCGCGCTGGCGCCGGCAGGCTGGTGGCGCGAGGCCGGGGCAGGGCAGGGCGTGCCGGATCTGCAGGCCGCGTTCGCGGCGATCTTCGGTCAGGGCCTGTGGACCATCGGGGGGTCGGTCACCGCGTTCCTGATCGGTCAGCTGATCGATGTGGCGGTGTTCCAGCGCATTCGCCGCCTGACCGGCGAGCGACTGATCTGGCTGCGCGCTACCGGCTCGACCCTGGTGTCGCAGCTGTTCGACAGCTTCATCGTGCTCTACATCGCGTTCGTCATCGGGCCGCAGCAGTGGCCGATCTCGCTGTTCCTGGCGGTCGGCACCGTCAACTACGGCTACAAGGTGGCGATGGCGCTGGCCATGATTCCGCTGCTCTATCTGGCGCGCGCTCTGATCAAGCGCTGGCTGGGCAGCGAGGAGACCGAACGCTTGCGCAGCGAGGCCGCCCGTCCCTGAGCAGCCCTCGAACGAGGCTGCGCGGCTCAGGTGCGCGGTCGGGTTTCGATGCCTTGCGCCCGCAGGGCGCCTGCGGTGGCGTTGGGATCGGCGTCGGCTGCCGCGGCGGGCGCGCCGTCTGGCGCGTCGGCGGGCGCTTCGCTGGCGCCCTCTGAACCCTCGGGCGTCGCGGGCGCGGCTTCATCGTCGGCGCTTTCCGCGCCGAAGCCATCCGTTCGGCGCGCGGCGTCTTCCGCGGCCCTGTTCATGATGATGATGCTGATCCGGCGGTTGATGGGGTTGGTCGGCTGGTCCTTGTCGAACAGCACCGAGGACGACAGCCCGACCACG
This region includes:
- a CDS encoding DUF4442 domain-containing protein; this encodes MRITPRRLRWIFNLWPPFLFAGIRVEHIACDWSRARVRMDLRWYNRNYVRTHFGGSLFAMTDPFWMLLAMESLGREFIVWDKAGEIEFVKPGRGRVRAEFHLEPELVHRLREQARSERKVLHWFETDVIDEDGDTVARVRKQLYIRRKREAD
- a CDS encoding DUF502 domain-containing protein, whose amino-acid sequence is MPSPSEPGERGSAVENPPQRRWNLHIQRYLITGVLTVFPLWLTWVVFEFLLRQLSRFGAPVVDALMHALTRVFPSFGRLFDTGSLRFSLAVVLTLLSLYALGWLANRVVGKRLLTALDALIDHIPLVKAIYGGTKKLLSALQTKPEGAQRVVLIDFPHRQMKVIGFVTRIIREEGTGRELAAVYVPTTPNPTSGYLEIVPVEYLTPTEWTVDQAMAFIISGGAVSPEEIPFNRESQEKPQA
- a CDS encoding queuosine precursor transporter, which codes for MSPRSQRLFVVLAGFFVANAILAEFIGVKIFALEDTLGLAPFNWNLFGQTGSLSFTAGVLLWPVVFVMTDVINEYFGPRGVRFVSWLTVGLILYAFLFAYAAIALAPAGWWREAGAGQGVPDLQAAFAAIFGQGLWTIGGSVTAFLIGQLIDVAVFQRIRRLTGERLIWLRATGSTLVSQLFDSFIVLYIAFVIGPQQWPISLFLAVGTVNYGYKVAMALAMIPLLYLARALIKRWLGSEETERLRSEAARP
- a CDS encoding SUMF1/EgtB/PvdO family nonheme iron enzyme, with product MSSDPALAPAAADGLPQIHGYRVLRPLGRGGMAVVYLAVQLSLDREVAIKVMAQDASVDAERAERFEREARIIARLEHPSIVGIHEVGRTLDGRPYYVMPYLARGDLAQRDLSADEDQVIDVLTALLDALGYAHARGIVHRDVKPENVLFDSGGRPQLADFGIALSRRSVNARITSDGLAMGSGGYMSPEQSRGEDVDGRADLYSLGVLTFELLTGELPFRASDALTLALMHAQSPVPRLPQGLAHWQGFIDQAMAKDPRRRFRNAHAMQRALDALAARTLSGFNLRRIWLQARAQPLRSPPVLLLAGLCLSLVLVVALESKRGDAPDAVTEPAGEIGTTLDPAAIAAIQRRLDEAALQRARGDLVTPAGANAAESYLAVLQADPAREDALLGLDAVFDGLSQRAVAALTEGRDDEALQRVEEARLLADSARLHARPGWQRFAGALGALMRERVEANLRALDREGAEALLRRWRELGGSGPELEALADRIAGLPAAGMRLADAGAPPLLLVPARLPGSRVERPFALMQRELTRAEYARFAAATRREAAPCRRRDSLIPSPFRRRWNAPGFEQAEDEPVVCISQADARAYAAWLSARTGARYRLPSLGEWRHAAQAGQRPTRCAEANLAERDGCRDSVRNTSGAGRFRVDTLGFADLTGNVAEWLADCARGSNCERHLLAGGSWRESFAPDLRLAVAEGDSGRGYDDVGLRLLREVDADNLPTAQP